CGATGAGCGAGGCAGGGCTGCGCTGCCCCGAGGACATCTCCATCGTCGGGTACAACGACGCACCACTGACCGCTCATTTGAGCCCGCCCCTGACCACGGTCCGGCTGCCCAGCCGCGACCTCGGCAGGCGCGCGGCCACCATGCTGCTCAATCACCTCGACGGCCGACCCGAGCCGGCGGCCACCATCGCGCTGGAACCTCAACTGGTAGTCCGGCATTCGGTCAGTGCGCCCGCCACTGCCCGGCCGCGGCGTGCCCGCGCCCGCTGACAATTGCTTTTCCTGATGCTTGACACACCGATTGTGGTGGCGCACACTGTTCGAAGTTGATGCAAAGGTTTGCACAGTGCCGTCGGCGCACACCTCTACGCAGCCGTGGCCTTCCTCGAGACAGGCGAAATGATCACGCAAACTTCACTTTCCAAGAACTTCCGTCCACTCGGTGCGCCCGGCCACATGGGGGTGGATTACGAGGAGCGTGTGGATTTCGCGCGGTTGCGGGAGTACCGGATCGGTCGGGCCAAGGCGGCGTTGGAGGCCAGTGGGTGTGGGGCGTTCCTGCTGTTCGACTTCTACAACATCCGCTACACCACCCAGACCTGGATCGGGGGTGCGCTGGGCGACAAGATGATCCGGTACTGCCTGCTGACCCGTGACGGGGATCCGATCCTGTGGGATTTCGGCTCGGCCGTGCGGCATCACAAGCTGTACTCGCCGTGGCTGCCGCAGGAGAACTGGCGGGCCGGGTTCCTCGGTTTCCGGGGTGCGGTGGCCCCGGATGCGGGACTGATGCGGGATGCGGTCACCGAGATCAAGAGCATCCTGGTCGAGGCTGGCGTGGCCGGCGAGCCGGTGGGTATGGACATCGTCGAGCCGCCGTTCCTGTTCGAGATGCAGCGTCAGGGGCTCGAAGTCGTTGACGCGCAACAGAGCATGCTCGATGCCAGGGTGATCAAGTCCGTTGACGAGATCATGCTGCTCAACCAGGCCGCGGCCATGGTCGACGGGGTGTATCAGGACATCGTGGAGGCGCTCAAGCCCGGTGTGCGGGAGAACGAGATCGTCGCACTGGCCAACAAGCGGCTCTATGAGCTGGGCTCGGATCAGGTCGAGGCGGTCAACGCGATTTCGGGGGAGCGGTGCAATCCGCATCCGCACAACTTCACCGACCGCATCATCCGCCCGGGTGATCAGGCGTTCTTCGACATCATCCACTCCTACAACGGGTATCGGACGTGCTATTACCGCACCTTCGGCGTGGGCAGCGCGACGCAGAGCCAACGCGACGCCTACAAGCAGGCCCGGGAGTGGATGGACCGCTCGATCGAGGCGATCCGTCCCGGTGGCGGTTCCGATCAGATCGCCCGGTTGTTGCCCAAGGCGCAGGATTTCGGTTTCGAAAACGAGATGGCCGCGTTCGGTCTGCAGTTCGCGCACGGGCTGGGGCTGGGTCTGCATGAGCGGCCGATCATCTCACGGCTGAACTCGCTGGAGAACCCGTTGGAGATCCGGGCGGGCATGGTGTTCGCGATGGAGACCTACTGCCCGGCCTCGGACGGCACGTCGGCCGCGCGGATCGAGGAGGAGGTCGTGGTCACCGACGACGGCCCGGTGATCCTCACCAAGTTCCCCGCCCAGGAACTGTTCGTCGCCAACCAGTACTGAGCTCGATCGCGAAAGGATCATTGTGACAGGCACATTCGAGCTGGGTAGGCGAGCTCCGCTGGAGGTGGAGGACCTGCCGACGCCGGAGCAGGTGTTCGACATCCCGCGGCTGGGCCGCAAGCAGATCCTCACCTGCGCGATCGGGCCGTCGCTCATCGCACTCGGCGTCTCCATCGGAGGCGGGGAGTGGATCCTCGGGCCCCTGTGTCCAATCACCCTCTGCCCGAGCGCTTCGAGGAAGAATGTTTTGCCGGTGCCGGCCGGGCCACAGACCACCAGGTTCTCTCGGCGTTGCACCCATTCCAGGGTTCGCAGTGGCTGCTGGGTGGGCAGCGGGATCGACGAGGCGGCCGGGTCCCAGACGTCGAAGGTTTTCCCGGTCGGGAACCCGGCGGCTTTGCGGCGGGCGGCGAGCATGGAACGGGCTCGGCCGGCGGCTTCTTCGGTGAGCAGCGCCTTGATGACTTCTGTGGGGGCCCAACGTTAGGCCCGGGCCGTGGCCAGCACGTCGGCGGCGATCGCCCGAGCGTGGGCAACCGCACCGCCCGCATCAACGACTCCACTTCAGCAGGCAGCGACATGACAGGTGCGCTGGCAGTCATCGGCTGCCTGCTGCGGCGGTGTCGATGATGGTGCGGCCGAACAGGTTCCATCCGCTGGTGCCTCGCACAAGCGAGGTGTCTTCGTCGGCGCCATGGGCAATTCTTATTGGCCGCGGATGAGCATTTTCATGTCCGCCTACGGGCAGTTTTTCACGTCCGCCGACAATCCGGCGAACCGACGCGAGAAGCAGCAGCCGCCGCCACCGCGGCGGAAAGAACAACCGCTGTCCAGTCGCAATACAGTTGTCATCGGCCCGCCGCAAAATGCCACAGCCGTAACGGCGTAGGTTTCAACACAAGATCGCGGTTCGGATTTCCGGTCGCGTATCGTCCGTCGGCGCGATTTATCGAACACGACGCACAGCGAGGTCGAACGTATGCGCCTCGGCTGGTCACAGCCGTTGCGAGGCTGCGCACGTGATCACCTGCCCCGCTGCGCGCACTTGGAGGGTTTCGGTGTGACCGAGCTAGTTCAGCGAGGATGCCGAAACGTCAGCCGAGGCGACGAAGTCAATTCGTCACTCGGATCATCGGGCATCCCGACCACGCAAGTGTCGCAGCACGTAGCGCATGACGCCGCCGTGGCGGATGTAGTCTGCCTCGCGTTCGGTGTCGAGCCGCAGTCGGCCGACGAATTCCCGTCCATCGCTGCGGATGACGACGTGTGAAGGCACCACCCCGGAGTTGAGCGCCGATAGGCCTTCGATGGTGATCTCCTCGGCGCCGGTGGGCGCGATGTCGTCCGGTCCTGCGTCAGTCTCGATCGGTATCACACCCATCGCGACCAGGTTCGACCGGTGAATTCGTTCGAAGGACTGCGCGATGACGGCTCGAATGCCCAGCAACGCCGGGCCTTTGGCCGCCCAGTCGCGTGAGGATCCGCCGCCGTAGTCGCGCCCCGCGACCACGACCACGGGAACGCCGGCTTTTCGGTAGGTCTCGGCGGCGTCGTAGACGGTGGTCTCGGCGCCGCCGTGGAGGAAGTCGAGCGTTTTGCCGCCGCGGGTGCCGGGCGCGACCCGGTTTTGCAGGCGCACGTTGGCGAATGCGCCTCGCATCATCACCTCGTGGTTGCCGCGCCTAGACGCGTAGGTGTTGACGTCTCGGCGTGCGACGCCCCGCGCCGCCAGGTAGTCCCAAGCGGGCGTCCCGACCGTGATGGCGCCCGCCGGTGAGATGTGGTCGGTGGTCACCAGGTCACCCAGCTTGACCAACACGCGCGCCGCCTCGATGTCGGCGACCGGGACCGGCTCTAGCGGCATTCCGTCCAGGTAGGGCGGACGCCGGATGTAGGTCGAGTCGGCGTCCCAGGGAAACAGTTCGGTACCGGCCACGTCGATGTCCCGCCAGCGGCGATCGCCGGTGAACACCTCCCGATAGGCGGCGGTGAACATGTCGGCCGACAGGCTGCCCTCAATGACGGCCCGGACCTCCTCGGGCGCCGGCCACACGTCGGCCAGATGGACGGGTGTCCCGTCGGCGTCATGGCCGAGAGGTTCCGTCGCGAGGTCGATGTCCATGGTGCCCGCCAACGCATACGCGACGACCAGCGGGGGAGACGCGAGATAGTTCATCGCGACCTCCGGCTGGATACGGCCCTCGAAGTTGCGGTTGCCGGAAAGCACGGACACAACGGTGACGCCATCGGTGACGGCCTGCGACACCTCGTCGATCAGTGGCCCGGAGGCGCCGATGCAGGTCATGCATCCGAAGCCCGTGAGATGGAAGCCCAGCTTCTCGAGGTCCGCGTCCAGGCCCGCGTCGGCCAGATAGTCCATGACGACCCGAGATCCCGGGCTCAACGTCGTCTTCACCCACGGCTTGCTGCGCAGGCCGGCTCGCACGGCGTTACGGGCGAGCAGGCCGGCCGCCACCATCACCTCCGGGTTCGACGTGTTGGTGCACGAGGTGATCGCGGCGATGGCCACCGCGCCGTCGCTGATCTCGTGACCATCACCGAGGGTCACGGTGGCGCTGCGGGTGTCGGGACCACCACGGACGGTCTGCACCGCCGTGTTGAAGCGCCGCTTGGCGTCACGGACCGGCACCCGGTCCTCGGGTCGCGCAGGGCCGGCGATGACGGGGACGACGTCGGCGAGGTCGATGTCCACCACGGCGTCGAAGCGCAACACGCGGTCCGGATCGTGCCAGAGCCCCTGCGCCTTCGCGTAGGCCTCAACGAGTTGCACATGCTGTTCGTCGCGGCCCGTGAGCCTCAGGTACCGCAGCGTCTCGTCGTCGATGGGGAAAAGCGCGCAGGTGGAACCGAACTCAGGGCTCATGTTGGCGATCGTCGCCCGGTCGGCGAGCGACAGCGCCGACACGCCGACGCCGGTGAACTCGACGAACTTCCCGATGACCCCGTGTGCGCGAAGCCGTTCGGTGATCGTGAGCACGAGATCGGTGGCCGTCGACCCCACCGGTAGCGTCCCGTTCAACCGGACGCCGACGACGTCGGGGACGTTGATCGACAGCGACTGTCCCAGCATCGCCGCCTCGGCCTCGATGCCGCCGATGCCCCAGCCGAGCACTCCGAGGCCGTTCACCATGGTGGTGTGGGAGTCGGTGCCGAGACAGACGTCCGGGATCGCCCAGTCGCCCTCGGTCATGACCACCCTGGCGAGGTACTCCAGATTGACCTGGTGCATGATCCCGGTGCCGGGCGGGACGACGGCGAAATCCTTCAACGACTGCTGCCCCCAGCGCAGGAACCGATACCGCTCGTCGTTGCGCCCGTACTCGATCTCGACGTTGCGGGCCATCGCGTCGGCGGTTCCGAACACGTCGGCGATCACCGAATGGTCGACCACCAGCTCTGCGCTGATCACCGGGTTGACGGCCGCCGGATCCCCGTTGAGCGCCGCCATCCCATCGCGCAAGCCCGCCAGGTCCACCAGCACCGGCACGCCGTTCGTGTCGTGCAGGAACACCCGCGACGGGTACAGGTCGACCGAGGTGTCCGCGCCGGCGACGACGGCGCGGATCTGCTCCTCCAACCGGCCGGTCCCGTCATCGAACCGGAGCACGTTCTCGAGCACGATCCGCAAGCACACCGGCAGTTCGCGCGGCGCGATCACGCTGACGTCGTGATAGCGCAGCACCTGGTCGCCAACGGTGAGCCGGCGCTGCGTATCGCGGGTGTTCCGTTCCGTGCCCGCCAAATGCGCGGTGCCGTATCTAGTCATGCCACCACTGGATTCGTCGTGTCGTCAGAACTGCTTGACCGCGGCCGCGACGGCCTGTGCGAAGTCACGGCACCTCGAGGAACCGCCCATGTCCGGGGTGCTGATGCCCTGGGCGACAGTCAGTTCGACGCTGCGCTCGATGAGGGCCGCCACCTCCGTCATCGCCTCGTCGTCGTGGCGGGCTCCGAGCCAGTCGAACAGCATGGCCGTGGACAGGATCATCGCGACGGGGTTGGCGCGGTCCTGGCCGGCGATATCGGGTGCCGAGCCGTGCGCGGCCTGGGCCATGGCCCGGTCCTGAGAGGCGTTGAGCGACGGCGCGATGCCCAGCGACCCGGCCAGCTCGCCCGCGAGATCGGACAGGATGTCGCCGAACATGTTCTCGGTGACCAGCACGTCGAAGTCGTTGGCCCGCCGCACCAGATGCACCGTCATCGCGTCGATGTGGAAGTCGTCGACCCGAACCTCGGGGTACTTCGCGGCGACCTCGCGGCACACGTCGCGGAACAGACCCGTGGTCATCTTCAGGACGTTGGCCTTGTGCACGATCGTCACGTGGCGGCGGCGGCGGGATGCCAGTTCGAAGGCTTCACGGGCGATCCGCTCGCACGCCTGGCGGGTGATGATGCCGAGGGCGATGGCGACGTCGGCGGTCGGCATGAATTCACCGGTGCCACGATAGGTGCTGCGGTCGGCGTAGAAGCCCTCGGTGTTCTCGCGCATGATGACGAGATCCGTACCTGCCACGACGGCGTTGGCGCCGGGGAAGGCCTTGGCGGGACGCACGTTCGCGTAGAGATCGAAGTGCTTGCGGATCGTGCCGCTGGGGTTGAGCTCTGAGCGGAAGGGCTCCGGGTACGCCGCGCTGTCGTGCGGTCCCAGCAGCCAGCCGTCGGTTTCGGCGAGGGCGGCGAGCGTGCTCTTGGGCGTCGCCTCGTTGAGTCTCTCGATCGCGGCGAAGCCCAGCGGCAGTTCGCGCCAGTCGATGGGGGCGGCGCCGACTGCGGCGACCGCAGCGTCGGCGACCGTCACCGCGGCGGGCACGATCTCGGGCCCGATCCCGTCGCCGTGCAGGATGCCGAGGGTGTAGTTGCGGGAGGGGGAATGTGTCACGGTGCAGTCCTATTCGAGAGTCAGGGGGTGACGGTCAGTAGTTCTTGGGCGTCGTCGGAGAGGACGTCGGCCTCGCGATAGAGCAGGCAAGCGGACGGTTCGACCGACAGGCGCATCGGACCGGTGAGCCCACCGCGGTCGCAGACGACCTGCACGACGTGATCGCCGAGACGCACGTCGTACTCGTAGCGCGAGCCGAGGTACGACACGGTGAGCACCTCGGTGTCGAGGGTGTTGAGTCCCGGCGCCACCGAGGTGTCGGCGGGGCACAGCCGCAGCTGTTCGGGTCGGATCGCGACCGTGACGGTCTGTCCTTCCCTGACCTTCTGGTCGGTCTGTACGCGCATCGACTGGCCGTTGGCGGCGAGTTTGACGACGGCACCCGAGTCGGTCGTGTCGGCGATGATCGCCTCGAGGAAGTTGCACCGACCGACGAAGGCCGCCACCTCGGCGGTGGCCGGCGACTCGTAGATCTCGGTGGGCGCGCCGATCTGGAGCATGTGTCCCGATGACATCACCGCGATGCGGTCGGACAGCGCCAGCGCCTCGTCCTGGTCGTGGGTCACGTACACGGTGGTGATACCCAGCTCGACCTGCAGCCGCTTGAGCCAGGCGCGGGCCTGCTCGCGCAGCTTCGCGTCGAGGTTGGACAGCGGCTCGTCGAGCAGCAGCACCGTGGGCGAGTAGACCAGGGCCCGTGCCAGGGCGACGCGCTGCTGCTGACCGCCGGACATCTGGTGCGGGTAGCGGTTCTTGAGGTGCAGCAGACCTACCTTGTCCAGTGCGTCATCGATCAGGCGACGCTGATTGTCTTTGCCGATCCTGCGGATCTGCAGCGGCATCGCGAGGTTGTCGGCGATCGTCTTGTGCGGCCACAGCGCATAGGACTGGAAGACCATGCCGAGGTTGCGGCCCTCCGGCGGCACGAACACCTTGCGGGCGGTGTCGACGAAGACATTGTCACCCACCGCGATAGAACCGCTCGTCGGCTGCTCGAGCCCGGCGATGCAGTTCAGCGTGGTGGACTTCCCGCACCCGCTGGGGCCCAGCAGGGTGAAGAACTCGCCGTCGCGAATCGTGAAATCGACGCTGTCCAGGACGGTGATGTCGCCGAACTGCTTGTGGAGCTGGCTTACCTTGACGTCAGGCATCTTTTCTCTGTCCTTTCAGGAGCAGTCCGGCGAGCGCCACGAAGACGGCGGTGATCGCGATTTGAATGGAGGCCAGCGCGGCGACCGACCCGGTGTTGCCCTGCACCCAGAGTTCGAGCATCGTCGTGCCGATGATGTTGCTGTCGGCGGAGCCGAGGAACACCGCAGGGGAGTACTCCTTGAGCAACGTGACGAACGTCAGCACAACCGCGCCGAGGAACGCCGGCGTGAGCAGCCGCACCAGGATGCGGACGAACGTCTTGACCCAGTCCGCGCCGGCGACGCGCGCCGCGTTGTCGAGTTCCTGGCCGATCTGCATGATCGACGGGGCGAGCGAGCCGAACCCGCTTGGCAGCGCCCGCAATCCGAAGGCGATGATGAGCGCCCACAGCGTGCCCTGGATCCATTGCCCCGTGCCCCACGGCGCGTAGGCGAACGCCCAGAAAAAGCCGATGCCGACGATGATGCCCGGCATCGCCTGCGGGGCCAGCGCAAGGTATTCGGCGGCTCGGCGGAACCGGAACGTCGAGCGGCGGGCGACCATCACGGCCATCAAAGCCACGAGACTGACCAGGACCGCGCCCACCGCGGCGACGATCACACTGTTCTTGATCGACTGGATGTATGCGGCGAAGGTGAAGATCCGGTCATAGTTGTTCATCGTCAGCGTCTTGAACGGCGACTGCAGCGGCGACAACACCAGCGTGAACGAACGCAGGATCAGGCCGGCGATCGGCAGCAGCGCACCCATGATGACGTAGAAGACAATGGCGCCAAGCGTGATCCACTTCAGCCAGCCCAGGTCGAGCAGGCGGGGACGGGTGGCCTTGCCTCTCACGGAGACGAAGCGCTGGGCGTCCTTGAGGAGTTTCGCCTGCAGTGCGACCAGACCGATGGTGACGACCAGGATGATGGCCGACGCGGCGCCGAGCACGCCGTAGTCAGGGTTGATCGACTGCAGCCCGTTCTTGTAGAGGAACGTGGAGAACACCTGGATGTTCACCGGCTGCCCGTACAGCAGTGGGACGCTGAGGGTTTCGACGGACATCGAAATCACCAGGATCGAGCTGTAGACGATCGGCGGCCGCAGCATCGGCAGGATCACACCGAAAATGATGCGCAACGGGCCGGCGCCGCACACCTGGGCTGCGGATTCCAGCGACGCGTCGCTCTGCCGCAACGTGTTCGCGCAGAACGTGTATGCGATGGGGGCCAGCGCAACGGCTTCCGTCAGCGCCATGCCGGGGATGGAGTACAGGTTCCACGGCAGGAAGCCGAGGACCTGCTGGACCTTGATGCTGACGAAGCCCGACGGGCCGTACATGATGATCCAGCCGAAGCCCAGGATCAGCGAGGAGATGAAGAATGGCCACTGCATCGCCGCGGCGAGGACGCGTCCGCCGGGAATTTTAGTGCGCACCACCACGATCGCCATCGGGACGGCGAGCACCAGGGTCAAGATGGTGGTCAGCCCGGCGAAGTAGACGGTGTTCAGCGCGACCTTGCCGAATCCCGCCTCGGTGAACAGGCGGGAATAGTTGTCGAGACTGAGCACTCCGCCCGCTTCGTACAGCGGACGATCGAGCAGCGACTGGTAGAGCGTCGGCACCACGGGCGCCAGCACGAGGATGGCCAACACGATGATGACCGCGTATTGCACCCAGAGCTCGCGTCCGAGGCCGAGGAACTTCCGGTAGCGGGGGGCCGGGTGGCCCTCCGCTACCGGGCCCCGGACGGTCGGCGGCGGAGTCGTCGTCGTCGTCATTTGGGATGTCCTTGTCTTTGTCGGGTGCCTCAGGAGCGGCCGAGCAGGCCGTCCCAGCGGTCGGTGAATGCCTTCACCTGGTCTTCGGGGACCTCCACGTAGGGCACATTGATGACGTTCTCTTCGCCGACCGCCTGCACCAGTTCCTGGTAGGTGTGCCTGCCGTCGGTGGCTTCGATGCCATCCCGGTATGACGTCAAACCGCCCTCGGCGACTGCTCGCTGGCCTTCCTCGGACAGCACGAAGTCGGTGAACAATTTGGCGGTCGCGGCATGCGGCGCCTTGGCTGGGATGCCGATGCCGCGCGGCAGCACGACGGTGCCGTCGTCGAAGAACGTCAGCCCCAGCAGGCCGCCGCTGTCGTCGATCTTCGGGTACGCCGGCGCTGCGCTGATGAAAATGCCCGCCAGGTACTCGCCCGAGGTGATTTTCTCCATCTGCGTGCCCGAGGACGTCTCGGCCTTGGCCAACGGGAGCACCTTGTCCAGGGTCGACCACGCGTCGGGCCGCGCTTCGGTAAAGGCGTGCGAGACCGTGAACCCGAACGCGCCGTTGACGTCCCGGCTGGTGATCTTGCCCTGGTACTTGCCCGGGTCCTTGGCGATGATGTCGGCCAGGCTCTTCAGGCCGGTCGGCTTGTCGGTCATCAGCGCCGTGTTGTAGACGATCGAGAGCGGGTCCAGCGACATCGAGTAGACGTTCGGCATCAGGGTGGCCTCCTTGGGGAGTTTGCCCACCTCCGGTGATTCGTAGGTCAGCAGTGTGCCCGGCCGCGCGCCGAAGTCGGCCCATGCCTGGGCGGCGTTGGAGACGACGATGTCGGCCGGCGAACCGCCGGTGGCCTGCTCGCTGAGCACGCGCTGGAAGACTTCGTCGCTGTCGAGGTTGTTGGCCTTGATGTCGGTCACCCACGGGTACTTCTTCTTGAAGTCCCGGAAGATCGGGTCCCAGTTCTCCTGGTCGGTGTTGGAGTAGATCGTCATCGTCCCGCCCTCGTTCTTGGAGGCGTCGATGATGGCCGAGTACTCGGCGGGGTAGTAGTCGGGGGCTTCACCGGTTTTCACGACGTTGTTGGCGCCGGGTTCGGTGTTCCCACCGGATCCGCAGGCGGTCAATGCCATGGACACAGCCACGCCCATCACGGTTGCGAGACGGATCAGGCGACGCCGACCACCCTGGGTGGTTCGCGAGTCTGATTTCATGCTCTTCCTCCTTGAAGAGAGGCTCAGGTCTCAGGCCTGACCTCGTGTGTGCCCGCTCACAGTAAATGGTTATAACCTATGACGTCAACACTGCGAAGGCGGCTGCCGCTTCATAGAACGCAATTGACCAGGAGCAATCGGTGCCGACACTGCGGTGGTATCGCGTCGACACGCACCAGTGTCTACCCCTGCGATGCGAAAGTGATGTAGGTTATAGCCGATCAGCGAAGAGAGGTGACCGATGTCGCAGCCGGCAGAGCTGTACGAGACCAAGAGCGATTACGCGTACCGACAGGTCCGCGACCGCATCCTGTCCGGCGAACTGCAACCAGGTGCGGTCCTCCAGCAGCGTGAGCTCGCGGCCCAAATCGGCATCAGTACGACGCCGCTGCGCGAAGCGCTGCGTCGGCTCAAGAGCGAAGGCCTGGTCGAACTCGATGCGCACCGCGACGCCCGCATCACCCCGTTGCGTGCCGAAGAGGCGCGGGATCTCCTGGAGATGCGGATCTCGCTGGACCCCTTGGCGGCCCGGCTGGCCGCGCAACGCCGCACCAACGCCGACATCGCTGCGATCCGGGCGGCGCTCGAAAACCTGACGCCGCTTCCCACGGCGCCCGCGATCAGCCAGCTGGTGGCGCACCGCGACTTTCACGCTGCCATCTACCGCGCCAGCCACAACGATCTGCTGATCGACTCGTTGGACGGGCTGTGGGACAAGGCCGACCGCTACCGGCGGCTGGCGCTCCAAACGGAGCGGACGCAGGCCGCGCGGGACCAGAAGGCCTACGAGCACGCGCAGCTGGTCGACCTGATCGCCGCCGGCGACGGCGACGGGGCGGCGCAGTTGATGAGTGCCCACATCGACACGAGCCTGGGCGCCGCCGCAGTGTGGCGTCTGGGCCACGAACATCCATCGGAGTAGGCCGCATGCCTGAACACGTCACCGTCGCGGCCGTGCACGCCACGCCCGCGTCGATTCCGCCGTTGCGCTCAGCCCTCGCCGACGCGCTACCGGGGTCGACATTGTGGAACATCATCGACGACCGACTCGCACCTGATGCCGACGCGACGGGTGGTGAACTCACGCCCGCACTCCGCGACCGGATGCTCACCCTCGTGCGGCACGGCGTCGACGGCGGCGCGCACGCGGTTGTTATCGCGTGCTCGATGTACGGCGAGGTCGGCGACATCGCGGGGAGACTCTTCAGCACACCCATTTTCACCTCGGACGCCGACATGTTCGCCCAGATACTGCGTGCCGCCCCGACGCGGGTAGCGGTGCTGGCGTCACTGCGCGGATCGGCGGCCGACACCTCGGCCCGCCTCGCCGCGGCCTTCGCGTGCCGGCAGCACGACGCGGAAGTGGTCCCGGTATTCTGCAGCGGCGCCGCGGAAGCCGCCGCACGCGACGA
This region of Mycolicibacterium goodii genomic DNA includes:
- a CDS encoding ABC transporter substrate-binding protein translates to MKSDSRTTQGGRRRLIRLATVMGVAVSMALTACGSGGNTEPGANNVVKTGEAPDYYPAEYSAIIDASKNEGGTMTIYSNTDQENWDPIFRDFKKKYPWVTDIKANNLDSDEVFQRVLSEQATGGSPADIVVSNAAQAWADFGARPGTLLTYESPEVGKLPKEATLMPNVYSMSLDPLSIVYNTALMTDKPTGLKSLADIIAKDPGKYQGKITSRDVNGAFGFTVSHAFTEARPDAWSTLDKVLPLAKAETSSGTQMEKITSGEYLAGIFISAAPAYPKIDDSGGLLGLTFFDDGTVVLPRGIGIPAKAPHAATAKLFTDFVLSEEGQRAVAEGGLTSYRDGIEATDGRHTYQELVQAVGEENVINVPYVEVPEDQVKAFTDRWDGLLGRS
- a CDS encoding M24 family metallopeptidase translates to MITQTSLSKNFRPLGAPGHMGVDYEERVDFARLREYRIGRAKAALEASGCGAFLLFDFYNIRYTTQTWIGGALGDKMIRYCLLTRDGDPILWDFGSAVRHHKLYSPWLPQENWRAGFLGFRGAVAPDAGLMRDAVTEIKSILVEAGVAGEPVGMDIVEPPFLFEMQRQGLEVVDAQQSMLDARVIKSVDEIMLLNQAAAMVDGVYQDIVEALKPGVRENEIVALANKRLYELGSDQVEAVNAISGERCNPHPHNFTDRIIRPGDQAFFDIIHSYNGYRTCYYRTFGVGSATQSQRDAYKQAREWMDRSIEAIRPGGGSDQIARLLPKAQDFGFENEMAAFGLQFAHGLGLGLHERPIISRLNSLENPLEIRAGMVFAMETYCPASDGTSAARIEEEVVVTDDGPVILTKFPAQELFVANQY
- a CDS encoding GntR family transcriptional regulator — encoded protein: MSQPAELYETKSDYAYRQVRDRILSGELQPGAVLQQRELAAQIGISTTPLREALRRLKSEGLVELDAHRDARITPLRAEEARDLLEMRISLDPLAARLAAQRRTNADIAAIRAALENLTPLPTAPAISQLVAHRDFHAAIYRASHNDLLIDSLDGLWDKADRYRRLALQTERTQAARDQKAYEHAQLVDLIAAGDGDGAAQLMSAHIDTSLGAAAVWRLGHEHPSE
- a CDS encoding ABC transporter ATP-binding protein, giving the protein MPDVKVSQLHKQFGDITVLDSVDFTIRDGEFFTLLGPSGCGKSTTLNCIAGLEQPTSGSIAVGDNVFVDTARKVFVPPEGRNLGMVFQSYALWPHKTIADNLAMPLQIRRIGKDNQRRLIDDALDKVGLLHLKNRYPHQMSGGQQQRVALARALVYSPTVLLLDEPLSNLDAKLREQARAWLKRLQVELGITTVYVTHDQDEALALSDRIAVMSSGHMLQIGAPTEIYESPATAEVAAFVGRCNFLEAIIADTTDSGAVVKLAANGQSMRVQTDQKVREGQTVTVAIRPEQLRLCPADTSVAPGLNTLDTEVLTVSYLGSRYEYDVRLGDHVVQVVCDRGGLTGPMRLSVEPSACLLYREADVLSDDAQELLTVTP
- the acnA gene encoding aconitate hydratase AcnA, which encodes MTRYGTAHLAGTERNTRDTQRRLTVGDQVLRYHDVSVIAPRELPVCLRIVLENVLRFDDGTGRLEEQIRAVVAGADTSVDLYPSRVFLHDTNGVPVLVDLAGLRDGMAALNGDPAAVNPVISAELVVDHSVIADVFGTADAMARNVEIEYGRNDERYRFLRWGQQSLKDFAVVPPGTGIMHQVNLEYLARVVMTEGDWAIPDVCLGTDSHTTMVNGLGVLGWGIGGIEAEAAMLGQSLSINVPDVVGVRLNGTLPVGSTATDLVLTITERLRAHGVIGKFVEFTGVGVSALSLADRATIANMSPEFGSTCALFPIDDETLRYLRLTGRDEQHVQLVEAYAKAQGLWHDPDRVLRFDAVVDIDLADVVPVIAGPARPEDRVPVRDAKRRFNTAVQTVRGGPDTRSATVTLGDGHEISDGAVAIAAITSCTNTSNPEVMVAAGLLARNAVRAGLRSKPWVKTTLSPGSRVVMDYLADAGLDADLEKLGFHLTGFGCMTCIGASGPLIDEVSQAVTDGVTVVSVLSGNRNFEGRIQPEVAMNYLASPPLVVAYALAGTMDIDLATEPLGHDADGTPVHLADVWPAPEEVRAVIEGSLSADMFTAAYREVFTGDRRWRDIDVAGTELFPWDADSTYIRRPPYLDGMPLEPVPVADIEAARVLVKLGDLVTTDHISPAGAITVGTPAWDYLAARGVARRDVNTYASRRGNHEVMMRGAFANVRLQNRVAPGTRGGKTLDFLHGGAETTVYDAAETYRKAGVPVVVVAGRDYGGGSSRDWAAKGPALLGIRAVIAQSFERIHRSNLVAMGVIPIETDAGPDDIAPTGAEEITIEGLSALNSGVVPSHVVIRSDGREFVGRLRLDTEREADYIRHGGVMRYVLRHLRGRDAR
- a CDS encoding ABC transporter permease encodes the protein MTTTTTPPPTVRGPVAEGHPAPRYRKFLGLGRELWVQYAVIIVLAILVLAPVVPTLYQSLLDRPLYEAGGVLSLDNYSRLFTEAGFGKVALNTVYFAGLTTILTLVLAVPMAIVVVRTKIPGGRVLAAAMQWPFFISSLILGFGWIIMYGPSGFVSIKVQQVLGFLPWNLYSIPGMALTEAVALAPIAYTFCANTLRQSDASLESAAQVCGAGPLRIIFGVILPMLRPPIVYSSILVISMSVETLSVPLLYGQPVNIQVFSTFLYKNGLQSINPDYGVLGAASAIILVVTIGLVALQAKLLKDAQRFVSVRGKATRPRLLDLGWLKWITLGAIVFYVIMGALLPIAGLILRSFTLVLSPLQSPFKTLTMNNYDRIFTFAAYIQSIKNSVIVAAVGAVLVSLVALMAVMVARRSTFRFRRAAEYLALAPQAMPGIIVGIGFFWAFAYAPWGTGQWIQGTLWALIIAFGLRALPSGFGSLAPSIMQIGQELDNAARVAGADWVKTFVRILVRLLTPAFLGAVVLTFVTLLKEYSPAVFLGSADSNIIGTTMLELWVQGNTGSVAALASIQIAITAVFVALAGLLLKGQRKDA
- a CDS encoding isocitrate/isopropylmalate dehydrogenase family protein, whose translation is MTHSPSRNYTLGILHGDGIGPEIVPAAVTVADAAVAAVGAAPIDWRELPLGFAAIERLNEATPKSTLAALAETDGWLLGPHDSAAYPEPFRSELNPSGTIRKHFDLYANVRPAKAFPGANAVVAGTDLVIMRENTEGFYADRSTYRGTGEFMPTADVAIALGIITRQACERIAREAFELASRRRRHVTIVHKANVLKMTTGLFRDVCREVAAKYPEVRVDDFHIDAMTVHLVRRANDFDVLVTENMFGDILSDLAGELAGSLGIAPSLNASQDRAMAQAAHGSAPDIAGQDRANPVAMILSTAMLFDWLGARHDDEAMTEVAALIERSVELTVAQGISTPDMGGSSRCRDFAQAVAAAVKQF